In one window of Hymenobacter nivis DNA:
- a CDS encoding TerC family protein produces the protein MYDFSAFGQLQTWISLLTLTFMEIVLGIDNIIFISIVVNLLPREQQPRGRTIGLLLALVFRVALLTSISWLVSLRAPLFTLPIPTAEGPFGVTGRDLILMTGGVFLLYKSIVEIYEKLQGHDDDGAGMGKAGTTMAGVIVQIVIIDIVFSFDSILTAVGLVSNVLVMIAAVIIAMGIMLAFSGVVADFVNRNPSIKVLALSFLIMIGAMLVLEAAHQEIPKSYVYFAMFFSLVVELLNMRMRKNMDAVQLRNSECE, from the coding sequence ATGTACGATTTCTCGGCCTTTGGGCAACTGCAAACCTGGATTAGCCTGCTGACCCTCACGTTCATGGAAATCGTGCTGGGCATCGACAACATCATCTTCATTTCCATCGTCGTGAACCTGCTGCCCCGCGAGCAGCAGCCACGCGGGCGCACCATCGGCTTGCTGCTGGCCCTGGTGTTCCGCGTTGCCCTGCTTACCAGCATCTCGTGGCTTGTGAGCCTGCGGGCTCCGCTCTTCACGCTGCCCATCCCGACGGCGGAGGGCCCCTTCGGCGTCACGGGCCGCGACCTGATTTTGATGACCGGGGGGGTGTTTCTGCTCTACAAAAGCATCGTCGAGATTTACGAAAAGCTACAAGGCCACGACGACGACGGTGCCGGTATGGGCAAGGCCGGCACTACCATGGCGGGCGTAATCGTGCAAATCGTCATCATCGACATCGTATTCAGCTTCGACTCTATCCTCACGGCTGTGGGCCTGGTAAGCAACGTACTGGTGATGATTGCGGCCGTGATTATCGCCATGGGTATCATGCTGGCCTTCTCGGGCGTGGTAGCCGATTTTGTAAACCGCAACCCCAGCATCAAGGTGCTGGCGCTGTCATTTCTCATCATGATCGGGGCCATGCTGGTGCTCGAGGCCGCCCACCAAGAAATTCCCAAGAGCTACGTGTATTTTGCCATGTTCTTCTCGCTGGTAGTGGAGCTGCTGAACATGCGCATGCGCAAAAACATGGACGCTGTGCAGCTGCGCAACTCAGAGTGCGAGTAG
- a CDS encoding RNA methyltransferase — MRKLTMAELNRVAVADFKSTPKSPVVLVMDNVRSLHNVGAVFRTADAFALEKIWLCGITGRPPHREITKTALGSETAVAWEYAAETTDAVGALKAAGYQVVAVEQTTGSVPLPQFRPAPGRPLALVLGNEVFGVDDAVLALCDVAVEIPQFGTKHSLNVGVAAGVVLWDVLVKLGVV; from the coding sequence ATGCGAAAACTTACCATGGCCGAGCTGAACCGCGTGGCGGTGGCCGACTTCAAAAGTACGCCCAAAAGCCCCGTGGTTTTGGTGATGGACAACGTGCGCAGCCTGCACAACGTGGGCGCTGTATTCCGCACCGCCGATGCGTTTGCGCTCGAAAAAATCTGGCTCTGCGGCATCACCGGGCGGCCGCCGCACCGCGAAATCACCAAAACGGCCCTGGGCAGCGAGACCGCCGTGGCCTGGGAATACGCCGCCGAAACGACCGACGCCGTGGGGGCCCTAAAAGCGGCCGGCTACCAGGTAGTGGCCGTGGAGCAAACCACGGGCAGCGTGCCACTGCCGCAGTTCCGGCCCGCGCCGGGCCGGCCGCTGGCGCTGGTGCTGGGCAATGAGGTGTTCGGTGTGGACGACGCGGTGCTGGCCCTGTGCGACGTGGCCGTGGAAATCCCGCAGTTTGGCACCAAGCACTCGCTGAACGTGGGCGTGGCGGCCGGCGTGGTTCTCTGGGACGTGCTGGTAAAGCTGGGCGTAGTCTAG